The Streptomyces cyaneogriseus subsp. noncyanogenus region TCAACGCCTCGCTGCCCGCCGTCGGGTCACGCGCCAGGACGCGGAAGAACTCGTCGCCCGCCTGGCACGCCAACTGCGCCTGGAGGTCCCCGACCTGTCCCGGCTGCGCGCCGGTGCCGGAAAGACGGGTCTCACCGGCCTGGAGGCCCAACTGGCCCGACTGGAGAAGGAACCGAAGTGATCGACACCAGCCAGCTTCTGCTCGCCCAGTACGACCAGATCAAGCAGGAGCAGCGAGCCCGCATCGGCTTTCGTGACAACCTCATCCTTCTCGCGGTCCAGGTCGTGCGCTACGCCGAGCTCGGACACTGACCCGGTCCGCCGAGCATGGCGGACGCCGCCTCCCTACCCGAGGAAGGACAACCGCACCTGCCGGTCGGGGTTGTCCCGGTTGGTGTCCACCAGGCACACCGACTGCCACGTCCCCAGTTCCAGCCGGCCGTCCACGACCGGCAGGGTGGCGTGCGGGGGGACGAGGGCCGGCAGGACGTGGTCGCGGCCGTGGCCGGGGGTGCCGTGGCGGTGCTGCCAGCGGTCGTCGGCCGGCAGGAGGGTGTGCAGGGCGGCCAGCAGGTCGTCGTCGCTGCCCGCCCCCGTCTCGATGACGGCGATCCCGGCCGTGGCGTGCGGGACGAAGACGTTGAGCAGGCCGTCGCGGCCGGCCGCCACCTCGCGCAGGAAGGACGCGCAGTCGCCGGTGATGTCGACGACCCTCTCCTGGGAGCCGGTGGAGACGTTCAGGACTCGGGTGGTGAAGGCATCTGACATGGTTCCCATCCTGACGTATGCGCCGGGCTCCGGCCGGGAGGGGGCGCGGTCCCGGGAAGATCCATGGCCACGACGCTGTTGGTGGAAGCGTGAACAGAGTGCGCGAGGTCGAGGTCGTGGTCGTCGGGGCTGGTCAGGCGGGCCTGTCCGCCGCCTTCCACCTGCGGCGCACGGGGTTCGAGCCGGAGCGCGGCTTCGTGGTGCTCGACCGCTCCCCCGGCCCCGGCGGCGCGTGGCAGTTCCGCTGGCCCTCGCTGACCTACGGCAAGGTGCACGGCATGAACTCCCTGCCGGGGATGGAGCTGACCGGCGCCGACCCCGCGCGGCCGTCGGCCGAGGTGGTCTCCGAGTACTTCGCCGCGTACGAGCGCGCCTTCGGCCTGCGGGTCCGGCGGCCCGTCGAGGTGCGCGCGGTCCGGGAGGGGAGCGGCGGCCGGCTGCTCGTGGAGACCTCGGCGGGCACCTGGGCGACACGGGCGCTGATCAACGCCACCGGCACCTGGGACCGCCCGTTCTGGCCGCGCTACCCGGGCCAGGAGAGCTTTCGGGGGCGGCAACTGCACACCGCGCAGTACGCCGGGCCGCGGGAGTTCGCCGGGCAGCGGGTCGTGGTGGTCGGCGGGGGCGCCTCGGGCACGCAGCACCTGCTGGAGATCGCCCCGTACGCCGCGGCCACCACCTGGGTGACCCGGCGGCCGCCGGTCTTCCGGGAGGGGCCGTTCGACGAGGACGCGGGCCGGGCGGCGGTCGCGCTGGTGGAGGAGCGGGTGCGGCGGGGGCTGCCGCCGCGGAGCGTGGTGTCGGTGACGGGGCTGCCGCTGAACGACGCCGTCCGCAGGGGCATCGAGGACGGGACCCTGGACCGGCGGCCCCTGTTCGAGCGGATCACTCCCGACGGCGCGGAGTGGAGCGACGGCCGGCGCGTGGCGGCCGACGTGATCCTGTGGGCGACCGGGTTCCGGGCGGCTCTCGGCCATCTGGCGCCGCTGCGCCTGCGCGAGCCGGGGGGCGGGATCCGCGTCGAGGGGACGCGTGCGGTCGCGGACCCGCGGATCCATCTGGTCGGCTACGGGCCGTCGGCCAGCACCATCGGAGCCAACCGGGCGGGCCGCGCCGCCGTACGGGACATCCGGCGGCTGCTGGCGGCCGGGCCGGAGGAGGCGGTCGCCGCGTGACGTCCCGCCGGGTCAGCGGGCCGCCGCGGACGCGCCGCGCCGGTTGCGGTTGAACTCCTCGACATTGCGCTGGTGCTCCCGGTGGTCGGCGGTGAAGCGGGTGTCGCCCGGCTTGACCGTGACGAAGTACAGCCAGTCGCCCGGCGTGGGGTTGATCGCCGCACGCATCGCGGCCTCGCCTGGGCTGTCGATGGGTGTCGGCGGCAGGCCCATGCGCTGGTAGGAGTTGTACGGGCTGTCGATGCGGGTGTCCTTGAGCGTCGTCCTCAGCGTGGAGCGGTTCAGCGCGTAGTTGAGGGTGGAATCCATCTGTAGCGGCATGCCGCGCTCCAGGCGGTTGAAGATCACCCGGGAGACCTTGCCCATGTCCGCCTCGGTGGCGGCCTCGGCCTGCACGATGCTGGCGATGGTCACCGCCTGGTAGACGTTCATCGCGTTGCGCTGTGCCCCGGCGGCGATGGGAGCGCCGCTGAACTTCTTGTTCGCGGTGTCGACCATGGCGGCCAGCAGCTTCTCCGGCGTGGCGTTCTCGCCGAGCGGATACGTCGCCGGGAAGAGGTAGCCCTCGGGGTTGCCCTCCGCGTCGACCGGCAGCCTGAGACGGACCTTGGCGAGGGACTTCCTGGTGGTCCCGGGGGGCAGTTCGAGAGCCTTGTCGACGGCCTCGTAGACCTGGCTCGCGCGCCACCCCTCGGGGATCACCAGGGAGGTCGGGCGGGGTTTCTCGTCGTCGCCCAGGGACAGCAGCGGCACCGCCACGGCGGTGCCGGCCACGACGGCTCCGGTCGCGATCAGGGCGAGGCGGCCCCGGCGCGTCAGTCGAATCGTGCTCCTCGTGCTCCGTGGCGAAGTGTTCATCTGCATGCGGGCACGGTAACCCTCAAAACTCCGCAAACCCGGCATATCTTCATTTTGTCGGCTCCAGTTGGGCGTCCCGGCGGACCAGTGCCGCATAGCGCCCGTCCCGCTCCAGCAGCTCCTCGTGTGTGCCCCGCTCGGCCACGCGCCCCGCGTCGAGGACCAGGATCTGGTCCGCGCCCCGGACGGTGGACAGGCGGTGGGCGATGGTGAGCGTGGTGCGGTGGGCGGACAGCGCGTCGATGGCCTGCTGCACGGCGGCCTCGGTCCGGGTGTCCAGGGCGCTGGTCGCCTCGTCCAGGATGAGGACCGGCGGGTCGCGCAGAATGGTGCGGGCGATCGCCAGGCGCTGCTTCTCGCCGCCGGAGAAGCGGTGCCCGCGCTCGCCGACGACGGTGTCGTAGCCGTCGGGCAGGGACGCGATGTGGTCGTGGATCTGGGCCGCCGTGGCCGCCGCGACCAGTTCCTCGTCGGTGGCGTCCGGTTTGGCGAAGCGCAGGTTGTCGGCGACCGAGGCGTGGAAGAGGTACGTCTCCTGGGAGACGACGCCGACCGCGCGGGCGAGGGTGTCGAAGTCCAGGTCGCGCACGTCGACCCCGTCGAGGGTGACCCGGCCGCCGGTCACGTCGTACAGGCGCGGCACCAGATGGCCGAGGGTGGACTTCCCCGCGCCGGTCGGGCCGACCACCGCGAGACTGCCGCCCGCGGGGACGGTGACGTCGATGCCGTCGAGGATGGGGGCGCTCTTGTCGTCGTAACGGAATTCGACGTTCTCGAAGCGGACCTCGCCCTTGATCCGGTCGAGGTGGACGGGGTCCTTCCGTTCGGTGATGTCGATCGGCAGGTCCAGGTACTCGAAGATGCGCTGGAAGAGCGCGAGCGAGGTCTGGATCTGCACACCGGTCGACAGCAGGCTGACGGCTGGGCGGAACAGGCCCTGCTGGAGCGAGACGAAGGCGACGATGGTGCCGATCGAGACGCCCGGGCCGCCGAGATGGAGCGCCAGGCCCGCGGCCCAGTAAATGACGGCGGGCATGGCGGCCATGACGATCGTGATGACGGCCATCCGCCAGCGGCCCGCCATGGTGGAGCGCACCTCGAGATCGACCAGGCGGTCGGACTCGTCGGCGAAGGCGCGGGTGAGCGAGTCTGCGCGGCCCATGGTGCGACCGAGCAGGATGCCGCTGACGGAGAGCGACTCGGTGACCGTGGCGGCCATCGCGGCCATCTGCTTCTGCCGCTGGGTGGTGATCTTCCGGCGCTCGTTGCCGACGCGGCGGCTGATCCACACGAATACGGGGAGCAGGACGAGCGAGACGACGGTCAGCCGCCAGTCGAGGGCCACCATCGCGACGATGGTGGCGACCACGCTGGTGAGGTTGGAGACCAGGGAGGTGGCCGTGGAGGTGACGGTGGCCTGCATGCCGCCGATGTCGTTGGCGATGCGGGACTGCACCTCGCCGGTGCGGGTGCGCGTGAAGAAGGCGAGCGACATGCGCTGCAAGCGGCCATAGACCGCGGTGCGCAGGTCGTGCATGACGCGCTGGCCGACCTTGGTCGAGATCAGCGTCTGGAGCACGCCGAAGACGCTGGTGAGGACGGCGCTGAGGATCATGCCCAGGGCGAGCAGGCCCAGCAGGCCCGTGCGCCCCTCGGGGATCGCGACGTCGAGGATCTCCTTCAGCAGGAAGGGCGTGGCCACCGAGACCAGCGACGAGGCGGCGACCAGCAGACCGACGACCGCCAGTCGGCTGCGGTAGGGACGGAAGAGCCTGAGGACGCGGCGCACCTGCCGGGGCTGTTCGGCGGCGTCGGGAGGTGGGGTCCAGGACGGCTGGTGGTCGGGGTGCATGGGCTCCTACGGGTGGTGAGGCGACACGGACGGGGGCCCGCGACTCAGGTCCGCGAGGCCGCGAACCCGAGGGAGCATAGCTCATTGTTACCTATACTCACAATGAACGTTGTGCTGATATTGTTCCCGCATGACCAGCCCCGATCCCGACGGCCTGCTCGCCGAGCAGTTGCTGCGGCTCACCCGCCGGGTGCACCGCATCCAAAAACGCCACCTGGAGCAGCGTGACCTCGGCATCACGCCTGCCCAGTCCCGGCTGCTGCGCACTCTGGCGCACTACGCCTCGCCGCCCCGCATGACCGATCTGGCGCAGCGGCTGGAAGTCGTGCCCCGGGCCGTGACGACGCTGGTCGACGGGCTGGAGACGGCCGGGAAGGTACGCCGGGTGCCGGATCCGGCCAATCGTCGGGTGATCCGGATCGAGCTCACCCCCGACGGGCGTACGGCCCTGCGCGAACTGCACCGCGCCCGCCGGTCGGCCGCGGAGGAGATCCTTGCCCCGCTGACGGACGCACAGCGCACGGTGCTCGGAGGCCTGCTGGACACGCTGGTCGACGGAGCGCCCATACGGGACTGCGATCGCGCCTCCCCCTGAGACGGCCGCCGGGCGAGGCGGCGGTGACGGCGGACGGTTCCGGTCACCGCCGACGTCACCGGGGCGGGTCATCACGGCGGTCGGCGCGGCGGCTCCCGCGTATTTTCAGGCTGGGTATCAGGCCCTCAGGTCCGCCCGGTCCCCCATCACCACGACCGGGTGCAGCTTCGGATCGAGCGTCCGCAGCAGATACTCCATGGCCGCCTTCGGCAGGCTCACACAGGCCGAGGTCCCGCTGCCGTGGTCGAGATG contains the following coding sequences:
- the mltG gene encoding endolytic transglycosylase MltG, with translation MQMNTSPRSTRSTIRLTRRGRLALIATGAVVAGTAVAVPLLSLGDDEKPRPTSLVIPEGWRASQVYEAVDKALELPPGTTRKSLAKVRLRLPVDAEGNPEGYLFPATYPLGENATPEKLLAAMVDTANKKFSGAPIAAGAQRNAMNVYQAVTIASIVQAEAATEADMGKVSRVIFNRLERGMPLQMDSTLNYALNRSTLRTTLKDTRIDSPYNSYQRMGLPPTPIDSPGEAAMRAAINPTPGDWLYFVTVKPGDTRFTADHREHQRNVEEFNRNRRGASAAAR
- a CDS encoding NAD(P)-binding domain-containing protein; the protein is MNRVREVEVVVVGAGQAGLSAAFHLRRTGFEPERGFVVLDRSPGPGGAWQFRWPSLTYGKVHGMNSLPGMELTGADPARPSAEVVSEYFAAYERAFGLRVRRPVEVRAVREGSGGRLLVETSAGTWATRALINATGTWDRPFWPRYPGQESFRGRQLHTAQYAGPREFAGQRVVVVGGGASGTQHLLEIAPYAAATTWVTRRPPVFREGPFDEDAGRAAVALVEERVRRGLPPRSVVSVTGLPLNDAVRRGIEDGTLDRRPLFERITPDGAEWSDGRRVAADVILWATGFRAALGHLAPLRLREPGGGIRVEGTRAVADPRIHLVGYGPSASTIGANRAGRAAVRDIRRLLAAGPEEAVAA
- a CDS encoding MarR family winged helix-turn-helix transcriptional regulator, which produces MTSPDPDGLLAEQLLRLTRRVHRIQKRHLEQRDLGITPAQSRLLRTLAHYASPPRMTDLAQRLEVVPRAVTTLVDGLETAGKVRRVPDPANRRVIRIELTPDGRTALRELHRARRSAAEEILAPLTDAQRTVLGGLLDTLVDGAPIRDCDRASP
- a CDS encoding secondary thiamine-phosphate synthase enzyme YjbQ; translation: MSDAFTTRVLNVSTGSQERVVDITGDCASFLREVAAGRDGLLNVFVPHATAGIAVIETGAGSDDDLLAALHTLLPADDRWQHRHGTPGHGRDHVLPALVPPHATLPVVDGRLELGTWQSVCLVDTNRDNPDRQVRLSFLG
- a CDS encoding ABC transporter ATP-binding protein; its protein translation is MHPDHQPSWTPPPDAAEQPRQVRRVLRLFRPYRSRLAVVGLLVAASSLVSVATPFLLKEILDVAIPEGRTGLLGLLALGMILSAVLTSVFGVLQTLISTKVGQRVMHDLRTAVYGRLQRMSLAFFTRTRTGEVQSRIANDIGGMQATVTSTATSLVSNLTSVVATIVAMVALDWRLTVVSLVLLPVFVWISRRVGNERRKITTQRQKQMAAMAATVTESLSVSGILLGRTMGRADSLTRAFADESDRLVDLEVRSTMAGRWRMAVITIVMAAMPAVIYWAAGLALHLGGPGVSIGTIVAFVSLQQGLFRPAVSLLSTGVQIQTSLALFQRIFEYLDLPIDITERKDPVHLDRIKGEVRFENVEFRYDDKSAPILDGIDVTVPAGGSLAVVGPTGAGKSTLGHLVPRLYDVTGGRVTLDGVDVRDLDFDTLARAVGVVSQETYLFHASVADNLRFAKPDATDEELVAAATAAQIHDHIASLPDGYDTVVGERGHRFSGGEKQRLAIARTILRDPPVLILDEATSALDTRTEAAVQQAIDALSAHRTTLTIAHRLSTVRGADQILVLDAGRVAERGTHEELLERDGRYAALVRRDAQLEPTK